A window from Drosophila nasuta strain 15112-1781.00 chromosome 3, ASM2355853v1, whole genome shotgun sequence encodes these proteins:
- the LOC132789686 gene encoding procathepsin L-like, with amino-acid sequence MKAVILILVLVAVVQATSLKDILKAEFNTFKLKHHKTYQDASEELKRLQIFVENKKLIDTHNKRYLAGEESYEMGVNKFSDMTPEEFKTRVLTYLNPEDAQEGIDNIYNTSAMASLPSSVDWRLSGAVNPVKNQGSCASCWAFSAVGSLESHHFINSNQRVSLSEQNLVDCTRGYPYNNQGCSGGWPIRAFNYVRDNGGINTASSYPYEGQDNTCRYNKNIGSKISAVIQIASGNEAALASAVANKGPISVCLNGSQFQYYKSGVLNKPSCPHSVDHCLVVIGYGTDSVGGDYWLVRNSWGENWGENGYIRMARNRNNQCAIASYAIYPVI; translated from the coding sequence atgaaagcaGTCATTCTAATTCTGGTCCTCGTGGCAGTTGTCCAAGCAACTAGTCTTAAAGACATTCTTAAGGCTGAGTTTAACACCTTCAAGTTGAAGCACCACAAAACCTACCAGGATGCTAGTGAGGAGTTGAAGCGCCTTCAGATATTCGTGGAAAACAAGAAACTGATCGACACTCACAACAAACGCTATCTGGCCGGAGAGGAGTCTTACGAGATGGGTGTGAATAAATTCTCTGATATGACTCCCGAGGAATTCAAAACGCGCGTGCTTACATATCTCAATCCTGAGGACGCCCAGGAAGGCATCGacaatatttacaatacaTCTGCCATGGCTAGTCTCCCAAGTAGCGTTGATTGGCGTCTTTCAGGCGCTGTTAATCCAGTTAAAAATCAAGGATCCTGTGCCTCCTGTTGGGCTTTTTCTGCAGTTGGCTCACTGGAAAGTCACCACTTTATAAACTCAAACCAGAGAGTATCCCTGTCCGAACAAAATTTGGTGGACTGCACAAGAGGTTATCCCTATAACAACCAAGGCTGTTCAGGGGGCTGGCCGATTAGAGCATTCAATTATGTTAGGGACAATGGTGGTATAAACACGGCCAGCTCTTATCCATATGAAGGCCAAGACAACACTTGCCGATACAATAAGAACATTGGATCAAAAATCTCTGCTGTTATACAAATTGCTAGTGGAAATGAAGCCGCATTGGCATCCGCCGTTGCCAATAAGGGACCCATCTCTGTGTGTCTCAACGGCTCCCAGTTCCAATATTACAAAAGTGGCGTCTTGAACAAACCGTCGTGCCCTCATTCTGTAGACCATTGTCTAGTTGTTATTGGCTACGGCACCGATTCAGTTGGAGGAGATTATTGGTTGGTGAGGAATTCTTGGGGCGAGAATTGGGGAGAAAACGGATATATTCGCATGGCCCGCAATCGCAACAATCAATGTGCTATTGCCAGTTATGCAATTTATCCAGTAATTTAA
- the LOC132793682 gene encoding cathepsin L-like, which yields MKAVILIIVLVAVVQATSLKDILKAEFNAFKLKHHKTYQDASEELKRLQIFVENKKLIDTHNKRYVAGEESYEMGVNKFSDMTPEEFKTLVLTNLNPADSQEGIDYIYNPSSYVNLPSSVDWRDWGAVNPVKIKDPVPPVGLSLQLAHSKVTKQYWIKISAVIQIASGNEAALASAVANKGPISVCVDASLFQYYQSGVLNEPSCSQSVDHCVVIDGYGTDSVGGDYWLVRNSWGENWGEKGYIRMARNRNNQCAIASYAIYPLV from the exons atgaaagcaGTCATTCTAATTATCGTCCTAGTGGCAGTTGTCCAAGCAACTAGTCTTAAAGACATTCTTAAGGCTGAGTTTAACGCCTTCAAATTGAAGCACCACAAAACCTACCAGGATGCTAGTGAGGAGTTGAAGCGCCTTCAGATATTCGTGGAAAACAAGAAACTGATCGACACTCACAACAAACGCTATGTGGCCGGAGAGGAGTCTTACGAGATGGGTGTGAATAAATTTTCTGATATGACTCCCGAGGAATTCAAAACGCTTGTGCTCACAAACCTCAATCCTGCTGACTCCCAGGAGGGAATCGACTATATTTACAATCCTTCTAGCTACGTTAACCTACCAAGTAGCGTTGATTGGCGTGATTGGGGCGCTGTTAACCCAGTTAAAATCAAGGATCCTGTGCCTCCTGTTGGGCTTTCTCTGCAGTTGGCTCACTCGAAAGTCACCA AACAATATTGGATCAAAATCTCTGCTGTTATACAAATTGCTAGTGGAAATGAAGCCGCATTGGCATCCGCCGTCGCCAATAAGGGACCCATCTCGGTGTGTGTCGACGCCTCCCTGTTCCAATATTACCAAAGTGGCGTCTTAAATGAACCGTCGTGCTCTCAATCTGTAGACCATTGTGTAGTTATCGATGGATACGGCACCGATTCAGTTGGAGGAGATTATTGGTTGGTGAGGAATTCTTGGGGGGAGAATTGGGGAGAAAAGGGATATATTCGCATGGCTCGCAATCGCAATAATCAATGTGCTATTGCCAGTTATGCAATTTATCCTTTAGTTTAA
- the LOC132789698 gene encoding procathepsin L-like, producing MKSEFCILLFALVGNIQASITYEYELIAEFELFKVVHEKSYDGDSEEQLRLQIFKDNKELIDRHNERYSAGEESYYMGVNQFTDMTSWEFQQLVLTPLNISTHVEYMYMPSHVELPGSVDWRAKGAVTGVKNQGRCGSCWSFAAAGALESQWYLKTKHLIPLSEQNLMDCSRRYNNHGCNGGWPASALLYVKDNGGIDVESAYPYEGHDGQCRFQRNKIGAKVSAVMQVRPDEEALAHAVAEKGPIAVAVDARGFQHYRGGIFNDRNCNKQVNHAVIVVGYGSDYWLIKNSWGGWGEHGYMRLARNHNNMCHVATYGVFPIV from the coding sequence ATGAAATcagaattttgcattttgctctTCGCCCTCGTGGGAAACATTCAGGCAAGCATCACTTACGAGTATGAATTGATCGCGGAGTTCGAACTCTTTAAAGTGGTACATGAGAAAAGCTACGATGGTGATTCCGAGGAGCAACTGCGACTGCAGATCTTTAAGGACAACAAGGAGCTGATTGATAGGCACAATGAGCGCTACTCTGCTGGAGAAGAGTCCTACTACATGGGTGTGAACCAATTTACTGATATGACATCCTGGGAGTTTCAGCAACTTGTGCTCACCCCACTCAATATAAGTACCCATGTcgagtatatgtatatgccaTCCCATGTTGAGCTCCCAGGCAGCGTAGATTGGCGTGCCAAAGGAGCCGTGACCGGTGTGAAAAACCAAGGACGATGTGGTTCCTGTTGGTCCTTTGCCGCTGCTGGTGCTCTGGAGAGTCAATGGTACCTAAAAACAAAGCATTTAATTCCTCTTTCAGAGCAGAATCTTATGGATTGCTCTAGACGCTATAATAACCATGGCTGCAATGGTGGCTGGCCAGCGTCTGCTCTTCTCTACGTTAAGGATAACGGTGGCATCGATGTGGAGTCAGCATATCCATATGAGGGGCATGATGGGCAATGTCGCTTCCAACGCAATAAAATTGGTGCCAAGGTCTCTGCTGTGATGCAAGTGCGACCCGATGAGGAAGCTCTGGCTCATGCAGTTGCCGAGAAGGggccaattgctgttgctgtcgatgcCCGAGGCTTCCAGCATTATCGGGGTGGAATTTTCAACGATCGCAATTGTAATAAGCAAGTAAATCATGCTGTCATTGTGGTTGGCTATGGTAGTGATTATTGGCTTATCAAGAATTCCTGGGGGGGATGGGGAGAACATGGGTACATGCGTCTTGCCCGTAACCACAATAATATGTGTCACGTGGCCACCTACGGCGTGTTCCCCATTGTTTAA